The genomic stretch ATAGATTGAATacaaatggattgattcaaatgcATGCCTATTTCATTAATATTACCATTTAAGAACAACAAACTTAAAAGCAAACAGTACATTAACAAACaaagaaattgaaaatgaaaattataAAGTTGCCCTAAGGATTATCAGCTTTGAGGATGAGCCCTCCTTCACGATTCTCTGACTTTCAGGAGGTGGTTCTTGCAGTCTTAGTGCTCACTTTAGTATGGGGTTGCCATTCATCAACAAGTTTCTTCCTTGAATGGTCAGGTACTTCTGGTCGATCAACTGTTGAACTTTGGCTTTGTAGGCATTGCAGTTCTCAGTTGAGTGTCCTACTGTTCCGGCGTGATATCCACATTGCGCATTGAAATCATACTCAGGTGGGAACGATTTCGGTGGTTTAAGAAACTTGGGAAACACCAACGAGCTTCGAACCAAATGTGGCAGAAgttgactataggtcataggaatcggatCCAAAGGAGAATTCCTTCTTTCTAGATTATTTCGAGGCTCGCACCGATTCTGGTATCCACTGCCTTGGGCTTGCTGATTTACATAAGGAACAACTTGTGGTTGTTGGAACTGAGGACCAAGAAGCAGTGGTTGTCGGCATTGAATATCTGCTACATACGGATGTTGACCATAAGATATATGAGGTGGGGCTTGCAGAGCTTCCCAGATTGCATTAGTTTCATCTTCCCCATCCTTTTGGGAATCACTAGAGGATTCCTTCTCACTAGTATGGCTACTAAATGCACCTTGGAGTTTTCCGCTTTTGAGACCGCTCTCGATGCGTTCTCCAATTATCATTAGGTCAAAGAAGCTTAATGACGCACAACTGATCATCTTTTCAAAGTATGGATCTTGCAGGGTACCCAAAAACATATCAACCAACTCCCTATCAAGTATTGGTGGTCGAACACGAGCAGCCatctctctccatctctgagtGTACTCCTTAAATGACTCGTTACTCTTCTGAGAGAGACTTTGCAATTGTGTACGGCTAGGAACAATATCAGTATTATATTCATAATGCTTTAGGAATGCCATAGCCAAATCTTTCCAAGTGTGTACATCGTTTCTTTTCAGTTGCGTATACCATTCCAGTGACGCTCCGCTGAGACTATCTTGAAAACAGTGGATGAGAAACTTGTCATCATGAGCGTACGCGGTCATCTTCCGAATAAACATCGTCAAATGAGTTTTTGGACAACTAaaccctttgtatttctcaaaatctggcatcttgaactttggagggattaCAATGTCTGATACTAAGCACATGTCAATAGCATCCAGACCATGGGTGTCTTTTCCTTCTAGGGATCTTATTTGTTCTTCCATGACACGACACATTTGAATAACTTCGGTATCCTGAGGATCTCTGATGTTGATCACTGGGTTCGTTTGTGCAAATTGAGAAATTTTAGTAGCATGAGGAGGTGGGATATGCGCATCTTGAATAATGGAGTGTTCTTGCATTGTAGGGATCTGATTAGATACAGCGGTGTGCACTGGCTGAGGTTGGATAGGATCATCCATTTCAGGAGGAGAATCGTATATTGGATTGTTCACCACAGTAAAGCCTGATGTACGATCAACATTCTCTATGGCAGGATGTTGGACATCGTTCTTTGACAAAGCTAGTAGAGCTTCCAACATTTGGCCCACGTTATGGTTCATAGCATCTATGTCATCTCTCAACACGACTTGATTTTGTTCCAGTTGCTCCATTGTCCTTCTGTAGTTACCACGGGCTCGCTACAAGTGTCAGGAATCAGCTAACTGGTTATGGAAAAGAGGTGACATGAGTTTTTTTTGTGGAAGAATATGAGATGCATGGTGGTGCATGCAAAAAATGCAATGTAATGCTTTATGCACAGTTACAGGTAATGGTACGAGGTAACAACAAAACAACCTAATTGGGTAGGCCTCCTATAAAGGATAGTTCTATGTTTTGTTTACCCATAAAACCcactcacaaggttagctctaaggATTTTGGATAATTGGTTCTCAGAGTCACGGATCCTCTTTTGAAAATATCATCATCAACGTGAATAACGTACGAGTTGACGATATTTTCAAAAGCGTCCACTCTGAGCAATGGTTTACGCGCCAACCTGACGAGACAATGCAGTCCAACAGGTTGATACTACGTCACCATCTATTATAGGGTATTCTAAAGGTCTCTTAGAGTTATGGACCCTTTTTACAGAAATTGATGTCAACGCACTAACATACGAGACAACAACCTCCTTAAAAGGATCAACTCTAAGCTGGGTTTTCGTATCAACCCAAGAGACATTGAAGTCCAATGGATCTTTACTACGCAACCGCCATCTTATCTTAGGTGTTTACTCGAAGCCTGGGTAGTGGGCTTTTCTCACAATTTATCATAATCCAAAAAATTCCcaacataatatataatatataaagcaTAAAGAGATAGTAAGGAATGGAATAACAAAAATAAGCAAGAATATAAACACCAACAAGaaagcaaaataaaaaaataaagtactCAAACACACAAAGAACTAAACTAGGGTGGACTCGCTTAAGGACtcaatccccagcagagtcgccagctgtcgcggcCGGCaaaaaaattaacagagtcgccatcgATATTTATTTGTTCCTAAAGAACGGGTAAAACGTCGAATAAAACCTACAAAGAAAAGggaatggtcatcgcaaccatatcgggttcgggagtcggttacgcgaggggaaggtattagcacccctcgcgtccgttgtactcaacgggacccatttagttaattttGCGCTCGAGTACTATCGTAAAATGTTTGCAATCTTCTACTTAAGAAAGAGAATAGAAGGTTTTTTAGTTTATTGGGCTCGCCAAGACATCGTGTCttatgcctacgtattccctcgtgcaatgggaaagtcagagctccGTAGTTCGGGGTAGAAAAACCACggatttgttggttgattttagaagAACGATGCGTTAGACATTTGAAACGATTGAACTTTGACCTGTTTGCTCGTCTGAGAGGCTAAGTCTTTGTGTTCGTTTCGTGTTGAAATGGCTAAGGCACATTCATTTTGAAAAGGTTTTCGGAAAGTCGCACAAGGGCGAAAAGGTAGTTTGATTGGTTGAGGTTATTTTTATGTGGGTGACAAGTATTGGATCACAAGTCTAGAACAACCAACGATCCAATTACTAGAAATCGGAGGAGCCAGCGGTGCTCAACCAATTGTCTTTCATCCCAAAAGTTTATCTTACAAAAATGGTGAAGTGAAACAAGGTTCATTTGTTAGAGTTTATTATGCATGGAGGATAAGTCTTTAGACAATTGGTCTAGACAACCAGCGATCTAAATACTCAGGATTGTATCCTTAAACAATTGGTCTAAACAACCAACGATCTAAGCAACCATCATCCAAGTTTATTGCGAGaacatggttttgaaaagaaactctAGATGTTGGACTTTCTTTTTTGTTGGTAAATTTCCAATTTCAAATTATCCAAAGAGAAAACATTATTATTTCAAATAAAGCTTTCTTTTTgattaatttcaaattttaaatcatccaaaagaggaaaaaaatTAATACTTGGTTACTGGTTGTAACTTCGtgtgtgcattgtattgactatCAAAACAATTTTTAACTTCATGATCTCTAGACACTCAATCTAAAGGATCCTAATTTAGAAATAAACTACATATCATAATACAAAACATATGGACATTCCAAATACAACTTAATTAACAAATGTAAACATGGACAAAAGTGTCCATAGAGTATAACCGAAATCTTCACCTTTGTGCATTTCGTTCCAGCAAGTTCATACTCTATGCATATCTTACATCATTAAATGAATTCAACACACCAAAATTTAAATTCTCATGCTAAACATGCCAATAATTACCATTTCTAAATATATTTGCTCAATATTGGCATAAATATAAAGCTTTTAGTTTTCATAAACAGTGATAGTGCATGTTAAGAGCTAAACACATCTGCATCAACCATAATTTACAGTAACAGAAAAATACACATGCATTTCcaccaaaacaaaatgaacatttAGAGAGAAGAAGGTAAAGTAGTGAACCTGAATCAACGAGAACTCAATGTTAGAAAAGTGATTCTTCTTTATGGTTTATGGCACGACAAGATCCGGCACAACAAGGAATGGTTTATGGCGCAGTGTTCAGAGTGGATCTCCCGAGCGATTTACGAGTGGTGCAAGGAGCTGAGTTTATGCCGTGAAAACCAAAGGTGTTTGGTCGACGTTTAGATTAGATCAGTTGTGTTTAGTTATGTTGAGAAGATGTTGAATAGCAAGGTGAATGCATCGGTTTTGTTTCTGAGTAAGTGGAGAAATATTGTTGCTCAGGTGGTATTACGGTACAATGATCGGAAATATGAGAAAAAAGATTGGTGAAGTGATGTAATGGAGGTTACATGTGGTACGTCCTAGCTGGATATCTCGGTTGGTGTGAGGGTGTTATGCGGTAGATCTTATTGCAGTGGTGCAAGCAGTGGCCGTCCTCCTTTTTTGAATGAAACATGGTGTTATATAGTGATGGTAGCAAGACTCAGTACGTGTGATAGGGATTGAGAAAGTTTAGGAGTGAACTTGACTGAGAAATTGTGGAGAGTGACGTTGGGATTGAGGTGGACTAGAAAACCGTTGTATTGAGGAAATCGTGGAGTGGTGGGCTGACTAGAAAATTGTGGGACTGAGTATTAACACGTGAGAGAGTGAGAGACATCATGGAAAGTGTTTGATTTGGTCAATTAAgagtttaaaactaattaaaaccaattaattaaataaaatttaaattaatttgaactaccaaaataaaataaaatgaaaattcatTAATTTTACTTAATTCTAGTTAATTCTATTAGACATTTTGATGGAAAGAACACAAATAAAATGACACAAAATGAGTAAATATCATGCGTGAAATTGttcgaaaaattaaaatgaatgtaCTAAAATCATCAGCGCGAAATATACTTTCGAGAAACAGACAATTTTGatcaaattttgaaataaaaatgccCGGTTAAAAAGACCATGACAGGTAAAAATGAGACCGCTAAAAGAgtcgaaaaaattaaataagcatGTCGGGTTAAACTACGCGACCCGTAGATTAATAAAATTGACATCGGCAAGCTCGATTTTGAAATTTTCCGTCTGCTAATTTTACGTACATTTGAGAATTAATTCAACCGGTCTGTCTATAGATCTGAAAATTTATTTTGGTTGACATTTTAGGCATTATGCGAGATGAAATGCATGTTATGATATGCTGGTAATGCGAATGTCTAGTGAATGCATTAATGTATCGAGGggcaaaattggggtatgacactaagcttagccttgatttaaataatttcagctaaactggaagctagctcatctctaaatagttcagaaaatacctcttcagagtcagagtctgattctgatgtagattcagATCCATCATCCATAGTAGCCATCAGCACTATGTTGGCTTACTCGtgttcagagtctgattctaatTCTGATGAATTTGAATAATCCCAAGTTGcaataagacctttcttcttctggaacttcttcttgggtttctccctctgaagctttggacactcactcttgtaatgtactggctccttgcactcaaagcacgtaaccttctttttgtcagatcttttgattccagaagattctcctctttcaggcttcttagaacttgtgaagttcttgaacttcctttgtttactcttccagagttgctttacccttttggagatcatggacagttcgtcttcttctgattctgattcttcagaatcttcttcctccgcctgaaaagtgttagtgcattttttatttaaagcaatagacttgcctttcttttgaggttcattagcatccagctctatttcatgactcctcaaagcattgatcagctcttccaaagatacttcattcaaattctttgcaatcttgaatgcagtcaccattgggccccatcttctgggcaagcttctgatgatcttcttgacatgatcagcctttgtatatcccttgtcaatcactcttaatccagcagttagagtttgaaatcttgagaacattgtttcaatgttttcatcatcctccatcttgaaggcttcatacttttggattaaagcaagagcttttgtctctttgacttgggcatttccttcgtgagtcatctttaatgattcaaagatgtcatggggcagtttccctgtttgatatcttctcatatttagAATGGGAAATAGCATTCAGCAtaatagtccttgacttatgatgatttttaaattgtttcttttgatcatcactcatttcttatcttgacatctttgctccactagcatttactggatgtttgttaccatccacaagcaagtcccataaatcaccatctagaccaagaaagtaactttccaatctatctttccagtattcaaagttttcaccattaaatactggtggtctagaatatccatttccatttccattgttgtgttgatcatttgaagtagatgtagaaGTGGGTGTAATAACATCAACCATATTGAGTTAGTGTTTTTCttaccctgaatctttttctaacacagttaagtgcttgcacctagaactggtgctctgatgccaattaaaggatagaaaaacatttagaaatggggggtttgaataagtgtgactttaaaaactcctaagataaaaacaatgaacacaatatttttatcctagttcgttgttaactaaactactctagtccaccccctttgagtgatttacctcaactaaggatttaatccactaataaatcttgattacaatggttatccacttagaaacactctaagtcttctagagtatactgatcacaccttgatcactctaggaaatcaacacttagaaacttctaagtcttctagagtctactgatcataacttgatcactctaggaaccttttacaaatcaatgtaaaataaatgtttacaaaagtattcaaatgcttcttaaaaagctataatcacaactgtgatatttctcttatgttCTAAGCTTaactctcactaaaatattacaaggaaagtgatgttgaagatgaagttcgttagatttgaattcagcagcgttttgGTAATCTTTGCAAGAGTTGTTatttttgcttctgatcagaactttatatttataggcattttgagaagatgaccgttgaactgcATTTAATTCGTTGCGTGACTGGAcagatttgcatttaatgttttcactattttatcaactacctcgagccatgcttttctctacttttactgacttttccttttgtagcttctaacattccttttgtcagtcagagatagacttcgtagcctgtcatctagtactaacttctgatttcagattttgtgaatacaacgttagaataatcagaatcagagtt from Vicia villosa cultivar HV-30 ecotype Madison, WI linkage group LG4, Vvil1.0, whole genome shotgun sequence encodes the following:
- the LOC131597177 gene encoding uncharacterized protein LOC131597177, with the protein product MEQLEQNQVVLRDDIDAMNHNVGQMLEALLALSKNDVQHPAIENVDRTSGFTVVNNPIYDSPPEMDDPIQPQPVHTAVSNQIPTMQEHSIIQDAHIPPPHATKISQFAQTNPVINIRDPQDTEVIQMCRVMEEQIRSLEGKDTHGLDAIDMCLVSDIVIPPKFKMPDFEKYKGFSCPKTHLTMFIRKMTAYAHDDKFLIHCFQDSLSGASLEWYTQLKRNDVHTWKDLAMAFLKHYEYNTDIVPSRTQLQSLSQKSNESFKEYTQRWREMAARVRPPILDRELVDMFLGTLQDPYFEKMISCASLSFFDLMIIGERIESGLKSGKLQGAFSSHTSEKESSSDSQKDGEDETNAIWEALQAPPHISYGQHPYVADIQCRQPLLLGPQFQQPQVVPYVNQQAQGSGYQNRCEPRNNLERRNSPLDPIPMTYSQLLPHLVRSSLVFPKFLKPPKSFPPEYDFNAQCGYHAGTVGHSTENCNAYKAKVQQLIDQKYLTIQGRNLLMNGNPILK